A portion of the Carya illinoinensis cultivar Pawnee chromosome 11, C.illinoinensisPawnee_v1, whole genome shotgun sequence genome contains these proteins:
- the LOC122280834 gene encoding E3 ubiquitin-protein ligase CCNB1IP1 homolog isoform X2 has translation MRCNACWRELEGRAISTTCGHLLCTDDASKILGNDGACPICDQVLSKSLMKPVDINPNDEWINMAMAGISPQILMKSAYRSVMFYIGQKELEMQFKMNRIVAQCRQKCEAMQEKFTEKLEQVHTAYQKMAKRCQMMEQEIESLSKDKQELQEKFSEKSRQKRKLDEMYDQLRSEYESTKRSAIQPAGNFYPRNEPDLFASPANILDNRDAVRKGGPLFTPDTPGPREDVWPARQNSSNSGPFDISVGSPAKQPAIPTDAGNRRVSSQAVFGAGASNPSTTLRNLILSPIKRPQLSRNRPHMFTF, from the exons ATGAGATGCAATGCGTGTTGGCGAGAGCTGGAAGGGCGAGCGATTTCCACCACATGTGGTCACCTTCTGT GCACGGATGATGCTAGCAAGATCCTCGGTAACGATGGAGCATGTCCCATTTGTGACCAAGTGCTCTCTAAGAG TCTTATGAAACCTGTGGATATCAATCCAAATGATGAATGGATAAAT ATGGCCATGGCTGGAATTTCTCCACAGATAT TGATGAAGAGTGCATACAGAAGTGTGATGTTCTACATCGGGCAAAAGGAATTGGAAATGCAGTTCAAGATGAACAGAATAGTTGCTCAATGCCGGCAGAAATGTGAAGCAATGCAAGAAAAGTTCACAGAAAAACTGGAGCAGGTGCATACCGCATACCAAAAAATGGCCAAGAGGTGCCAAATGATGGAGCAAGAGATTGAAAGTTTGTCAAAGGATAAGCAGGAGCTCCAGGAAAAGTTCTCAGAGAAATCCAG GCAGAAGAGAAAGCTAGATGAAATGTATGATCAATTGAGAAGTGAGTATGAGTCAACGAAACGATCGGCCATCCAGCCTGCTGGCAACTTTTATCCAAGAAATGAACCGGATTTGTTCGCTAGCCCTGCTAACATATTGGATAACAGAGACGCCGTCAGAAAAG GTGGGCCGCTTTTCACTCCTGACACTCCAGGGCCTAGAGAGGATGTGTGGCCAGCGAGACAGAATAGCTCAAACTCTGGTCCCTTCGATATCTCTGTTGGCTCACCAGCAAAACAACCAGCCATCCCAACTGATGCCGGTAACAGAAGGGTTAGTTCTCAAGCTGTTTTTGGAGCTGGAGCAAGTAACCCCTCAACGACTTTGAGGAACTTGATACTCTCCCCAATTAAGAGGCCTCAGCTCTCTCGTAACCGCCCTCACATGTTTAC GTTTTAG
- the LOC122280834 gene encoding E3 ubiquitin-protein ligase CCNB1IP1 homolog isoform X1, with product MRCNACWRELEGRAISTTCGHLLCTDDASKILGNDGACPICDQVLSKSLMKPVDINPNDEWINMAMAGISPQILMKSAYRSVMFYIGQKELEMQFKMNRIVAQCRQKCEAMQEKFTEKLEQVHTAYQKMAKRCQMMEQEIESLSKDKQELQEKFSEKSRQKRKLDEMYDQLRSEYESTKRSAIQPAGNFYPRNEPDLFASPANILDNRDAVRKGGPLFTPDTPGPREDVWPARQNSSNSGPFDISVGSPAKQPAIPTDAGNRRVSSQAVFGAGASNPSTTLRNLILSPIKRPQLSRNRPHMFTFGDV from the exons ATGAGATGCAATGCGTGTTGGCGAGAGCTGGAAGGGCGAGCGATTTCCACCACATGTGGTCACCTTCTGT GCACGGATGATGCTAGCAAGATCCTCGGTAACGATGGAGCATGTCCCATTTGTGACCAAGTGCTCTCTAAGAG TCTTATGAAACCTGTGGATATCAATCCAAATGATGAATGGATAAAT ATGGCCATGGCTGGAATTTCTCCACAGATAT TGATGAAGAGTGCATACAGAAGTGTGATGTTCTACATCGGGCAAAAGGAATTGGAAATGCAGTTCAAGATGAACAGAATAGTTGCTCAATGCCGGCAGAAATGTGAAGCAATGCAAGAAAAGTTCACAGAAAAACTGGAGCAGGTGCATACCGCATACCAAAAAATGGCCAAGAGGTGCCAAATGATGGAGCAAGAGATTGAAAGTTTGTCAAAGGATAAGCAGGAGCTCCAGGAAAAGTTCTCAGAGAAATCCAG GCAGAAGAGAAAGCTAGATGAAATGTATGATCAATTGAGAAGTGAGTATGAGTCAACGAAACGATCGGCCATCCAGCCTGCTGGCAACTTTTATCCAAGAAATGAACCGGATTTGTTCGCTAGCCCTGCTAACATATTGGATAACAGAGACGCCGTCAGAAAAG GTGGGCCGCTTTTCACTCCTGACACTCCAGGGCCTAGAGAGGATGTGTGGCCAGCGAGACAGAATAGCTCAAACTCTGGTCCCTTCGATATCTCTGTTGGCTCACCAGCAAAACAACCAGCCATCCCAACTGATGCCGGTAACAGAAGGGTTAGTTCTCAAGCTGTTTTTGGAGCTGGAGCAAGTAACCCCTCAACGACTTTGAGGAACTTGATACTCTCCCCAATTAAGAGGCCTCAGCTCTCTCGTAACCGCCCTCACATGTTTAC ATTTGGGGATGTTTGA
- the LOC122280834 gene encoding E3 ubiquitin-protein ligase CCNB1IP1 homolog isoform X4, which produces MRCNACWRELEGRAISTTCGHLLCTDDASKILGNDGACPICDQVLSKSLMKPVDINPNDEWINMAMAGISPQILMKSAYRSVMFYIGQKELEMQFKMNRIVAQCRQKCEAMQEKFTEKLEQVHTAYQKMAKRCQMMEQEIESLSKDKQELQEKFSEKSRQKRKLDEMYDQLRSEYESTKRSAIQPAGNFYPRNEPDLFASPANILDNRDAVRKGPREDVWPARQNSSNSGPFDISVGSPAKQPAIPTDAGNRRVSSQAVFGAGASNPSTTLRNLILSPIKRPQLSRNRPHMFTFGDV; this is translated from the exons ATGAGATGCAATGCGTGTTGGCGAGAGCTGGAAGGGCGAGCGATTTCCACCACATGTGGTCACCTTCTGT GCACGGATGATGCTAGCAAGATCCTCGGTAACGATGGAGCATGTCCCATTTGTGACCAAGTGCTCTCTAAGAG TCTTATGAAACCTGTGGATATCAATCCAAATGATGAATGGATAAAT ATGGCCATGGCTGGAATTTCTCCACAGATAT TGATGAAGAGTGCATACAGAAGTGTGATGTTCTACATCGGGCAAAAGGAATTGGAAATGCAGTTCAAGATGAACAGAATAGTTGCTCAATGCCGGCAGAAATGTGAAGCAATGCAAGAAAAGTTCACAGAAAAACTGGAGCAGGTGCATACCGCATACCAAAAAATGGCCAAGAGGTGCCAAATGATGGAGCAAGAGATTGAAAGTTTGTCAAAGGATAAGCAGGAGCTCCAGGAAAAGTTCTCAGAGAAATCCAG GCAGAAGAGAAAGCTAGATGAAATGTATGATCAATTGAGAAGTGAGTATGAGTCAACGAAACGATCGGCCATCCAGCCTGCTGGCAACTTTTATCCAAGAAATGAACCGGATTTGTTCGCTAGCCCTGCTAACATATTGGATAACAGAGACGCCGTCAGAAAAG GGCCTAGAGAGGATGTGTGGCCAGCGAGACAGAATAGCTCAAACTCTGGTCCCTTCGATATCTCTGTTGGCTCACCAGCAAAACAACCAGCCATCCCAACTGATGCCGGTAACAGAAGGGTTAGTTCTCAAGCTGTTTTTGGAGCTGGAGCAAGTAACCCCTCAACGACTTTGAGGAACTTGATACTCTCCCCAATTAAGAGGCCTCAGCTCTCTCGTAACCGCCCTCACATGTTTAC ATTTGGGGATGTTTGA
- the LOC122280834 gene encoding E3 ubiquitin-protein ligase CCNB1IP1 homolog isoform X3: MRCNACWRELEGRAISTTCGHLLCTDDASKILGNDGACPICDQVLSKSLMKPVDINPNDEWINMAMAGISPQILMKSAYRSVMFYIGQKELEMQFKMNRIVAQCRQKCEAMQEKFTEKLEQVHTAYQKMAKRCQMMEQEIESLSKDKQELQEKFSEKSRQKRKLDEMYDQLRSEYESTKRSAIQPAGNFYPRNEPDLFASPANILDNRDAVRKGGPLFTPDTPGPREDVWPARQNSSNSGPFDISVGSPAKQPAIPTDAGNRRVSSQAVFGAGASNPSTTLRNLILSPIKRPQLSRNRPHMFT; the protein is encoded by the exons ATGAGATGCAATGCGTGTTGGCGAGAGCTGGAAGGGCGAGCGATTTCCACCACATGTGGTCACCTTCTGT GCACGGATGATGCTAGCAAGATCCTCGGTAACGATGGAGCATGTCCCATTTGTGACCAAGTGCTCTCTAAGAG TCTTATGAAACCTGTGGATATCAATCCAAATGATGAATGGATAAAT ATGGCCATGGCTGGAATTTCTCCACAGATAT TGATGAAGAGTGCATACAGAAGTGTGATGTTCTACATCGGGCAAAAGGAATTGGAAATGCAGTTCAAGATGAACAGAATAGTTGCTCAATGCCGGCAGAAATGTGAAGCAATGCAAGAAAAGTTCACAGAAAAACTGGAGCAGGTGCATACCGCATACCAAAAAATGGCCAAGAGGTGCCAAATGATGGAGCAAGAGATTGAAAGTTTGTCAAAGGATAAGCAGGAGCTCCAGGAAAAGTTCTCAGAGAAATCCAG GCAGAAGAGAAAGCTAGATGAAATGTATGATCAATTGAGAAGTGAGTATGAGTCAACGAAACGATCGGCCATCCAGCCTGCTGGCAACTTTTATCCAAGAAATGAACCGGATTTGTTCGCTAGCCCTGCTAACATATTGGATAACAGAGACGCCGTCAGAAAAG GTGGGCCGCTTTTCACTCCTGACACTCCAGGGCCTAGAGAGGATGTGTGGCCAGCGAGACAGAATAGCTCAAACTCTGGTCCCTTCGATATCTCTGTTGGCTCACCAGCAAAACAACCAGCCATCCCAACTGATGCCGGTAACAGAAGGGTTAGTTCTCAAGCTGTTTTTGGAGCTGGAGCAAGTAACCCCTCAACGACTTTGAGGAACTTGATACTCTCCCCAATTAAGAGGCCTCAGCTCTCTCGTAACCGCCCTCACATGTTTACGTAA
- the LOC122280834 gene encoding E3 ubiquitin-protein ligase CCNB1IP1 homolog isoform X5 — protein sequence MRCNACWRELEGRAISTTCGHLLCTDDASKILGNDGACPICDQVLSKSLMKPVDINPNDEWINMAMAGISPQILMKSAYRSVMFYIGQKELEMQFKMNRIVAQCRQKCEAMQEKFTEKLEQVHTAYQKMAKRCQMMEQEIESLSKDKQELQEKFSEKSRQKRKLDEMYDQLRSEYESTKRSAIQPAGNFYPRNEPDLFASPANILDNRDAVRKGPREDVWPARQNSSNSGPFDISVGSPAKQPAIPTDAGNRRVSSQAVFGAGASNPSTTLRNLILSPIKRPQLSRNRPHMFT from the exons ATGAGATGCAATGCGTGTTGGCGAGAGCTGGAAGGGCGAGCGATTTCCACCACATGTGGTCACCTTCTGT GCACGGATGATGCTAGCAAGATCCTCGGTAACGATGGAGCATGTCCCATTTGTGACCAAGTGCTCTCTAAGAG TCTTATGAAACCTGTGGATATCAATCCAAATGATGAATGGATAAAT ATGGCCATGGCTGGAATTTCTCCACAGATAT TGATGAAGAGTGCATACAGAAGTGTGATGTTCTACATCGGGCAAAAGGAATTGGAAATGCAGTTCAAGATGAACAGAATAGTTGCTCAATGCCGGCAGAAATGTGAAGCAATGCAAGAAAAGTTCACAGAAAAACTGGAGCAGGTGCATACCGCATACCAAAAAATGGCCAAGAGGTGCCAAATGATGGAGCAAGAGATTGAAAGTTTGTCAAAGGATAAGCAGGAGCTCCAGGAAAAGTTCTCAGAGAAATCCAG GCAGAAGAGAAAGCTAGATGAAATGTATGATCAATTGAGAAGTGAGTATGAGTCAACGAAACGATCGGCCATCCAGCCTGCTGGCAACTTTTATCCAAGAAATGAACCGGATTTGTTCGCTAGCCCTGCTAACATATTGGATAACAGAGACGCCGTCAGAAAAG GGCCTAGAGAGGATGTGTGGCCAGCGAGACAGAATAGCTCAAACTCTGGTCCCTTCGATATCTCTGTTGGCTCACCAGCAAAACAACCAGCCATCCCAACTGATGCCGGTAACAGAAGGGTTAGTTCTCAAGCTGTTTTTGGAGCTGGAGCAAGTAACCCCTCAACGACTTTGAGGAACTTGATACTCTCCCCAATTAAGAGGCCTCAGCTCTCTCGTAACCGCCCTCACATGTTTACGTAA
- the LOC122280834 gene encoding E3 ubiquitin-protein ligase CCNB1IP1 homolog isoform X6, producing MAMAGISPQILMKSAYRSVMFYIGQKELEMQFKMNRIVAQCRQKCEAMQEKFTEKLEQVHTAYQKMAKRCQMMEQEIESLSKDKQELQEKFSEKSRQKRKLDEMYDQLRSEYESTKRSAIQPAGNFYPRNEPDLFASPANILDNRDAVRKGGPLFTPDTPGPREDVWPARQNSSNSGPFDISVGSPAKQPAIPTDAGNRRVSSQAVFGAGASNPSTTLRNLILSPIKRPQLSRNRPHMFTFGDV from the exons ATGGCCATGGCTGGAATTTCTCCACAGATAT TGATGAAGAGTGCATACAGAAGTGTGATGTTCTACATCGGGCAAAAGGAATTGGAAATGCAGTTCAAGATGAACAGAATAGTTGCTCAATGCCGGCAGAAATGTGAAGCAATGCAAGAAAAGTTCACAGAAAAACTGGAGCAGGTGCATACCGCATACCAAAAAATGGCCAAGAGGTGCCAAATGATGGAGCAAGAGATTGAAAGTTTGTCAAAGGATAAGCAGGAGCTCCAGGAAAAGTTCTCAGAGAAATCCAG GCAGAAGAGAAAGCTAGATGAAATGTATGATCAATTGAGAAGTGAGTATGAGTCAACGAAACGATCGGCCATCCAGCCTGCTGGCAACTTTTATCCAAGAAATGAACCGGATTTGTTCGCTAGCCCTGCTAACATATTGGATAACAGAGACGCCGTCAGAAAAG GTGGGCCGCTTTTCACTCCTGACACTCCAGGGCCTAGAGAGGATGTGTGGCCAGCGAGACAGAATAGCTCAAACTCTGGTCCCTTCGATATCTCTGTTGGCTCACCAGCAAAACAACCAGCCATCCCAACTGATGCCGGTAACAGAAGGGTTAGTTCTCAAGCTGTTTTTGGAGCTGGAGCAAGTAACCCCTCAACGACTTTGAGGAACTTGATACTCTCCCCAATTAAGAGGCCTCAGCTCTCTCGTAACCGCCCTCACATGTTTAC ATTTGGGGATGTTTGA